A portion of the Homalodisca vitripennis isolate AUS2020 unplaced genomic scaffold, UT_GWSS_2.1 ScUCBcl_9835;HRSCAF=18462, whole genome shotgun sequence genome contains these proteins:
- the LOC124374753 gene encoding alpha-aminoadipic semialdehyde dehydrogenase-like yields the protein MVGPRLRLFHLIVRRMSSNNKYLIEDPKYGFLKELGLERVNVGVYHGKWKASGQVVQSVCPANGQVIAEVQQGNLADYGTCVEEAQAAWQLWADLPAPRRGEIVRQIGEALRKKLIPLGKLVSLEMGKILAEGVGEVQEYVDICDYAVGLSRSFSGSLIPSERPGHVLLERWNPLGVIGVISAFNFPIAVYGWNSAIAMVCGDTVVWKGAPSTPLVSVATAKVVSEVLERNNMPGAVCALCCGGSDVGEAMAADTRLPLLSFTGSTAVGHKVGVKVQDRFGKPLLELGGNNAIIVAEDANLDMVAQSVVFACVGTAGQRCTTTRRLILHTKVYDAVLSRLVKAYQSVLKRLGDPLDENTLYGPLHSADSIKRFTATIEKAVKAGGKIEFGGKVIERPGFYVEPTIITGLAHDAEVVHTETFAPIVYVLRANNVDEAISWNNEVKQGLSSSIFTQDLATLFKWIGPKGSDCGIVNVNIPTSGAEIGGAFGGEKHTGGGRESGSDSWKQYMRRSTITINHSSSLTLAQGIKFE from the exons GTTGTCCAGTCAGTGTGCCCCGCCAACGGTCAGGTGATAGCAGAAGTACAGCAGGGAAACCTGGCAGATTATGGAACCTGTGTAGAGGAGGCTCAGGCAGCCTGGCAACTATGGGCAGATCTGCCCGCTCCCCGCCGTGGTGAAATAGTCCGCCAGATTGGAGAAGCCCTCAGGAAAAAGTTGATCCCCCTGGGGAAACTCGTCTCTTTAGAAATGG GTAAGATCCTGGCTGAAGGGGTCGGGGAGGTACAGGAGTATGTGGATATCTGTGACTACGCTGTAGGATTGTCACGCTCGTTCAGCGGTTCACTGATACCATCTGAACGACCGGGTCATGTGCTACTGGAGCGCTGGAATCCTCTTGGAGTCATCGGTGTCATCAGTGCCTTCAACTTCCCCATTGCCGTTTACGGCTGGAATAGTGCTATCGCCATG GTTTGCGGAGACACAGTTGTGTGGAAGGGAGCTCCAAGCACGCCTCTTGTGTCAGTTGCCACAGCTAAGGTGGTGTCGGAGGTGTTGGAGCGTAACAATATGCCTGGAGCAGTCTGCGCACTTTGTTGTGGTGGCAGTGATGTCGGTGAGGCCATGGCTGCTGACACCAGGCTCCCCTTGCTCTCTTTCACTGGCAGTACTGCTGTCGGCCACAAG GTGGGAGTGAAGGTGCAAGATAGGTTTGGCAAGCCACTCTTGGAGTTAGGGGGCAACAACGCGATCATCGTGGCAGAAGATGCAAACCTGGACATGGTGGCTCAGTCCGTGGTGTTCGCCTGCGTTGGGACAGCTGGCCAGCGGTGCACTACCACTCGAAGACTAATCCTGCACACCAAG GTGTATGACGCTGTGCTGTCTCGATTAGTGAAGGCATACCAGAGTGTGCTGAAGAGGCTTGGAGACCCTTTGGATGAGAACACTCTGTACGGACCACTCCACTCTGCAGACTCTATTAAGAGGTTCACAGCCACCATCGAGAAAGCAGTTAAAGCTGGTGGTAAAATTGAGTTTGGCGGAAAG GTTATAGAACGACCTGGGTTCTATGTAGAGCCCACAATAATCACTGGCTTGGCCCATGATGCGGAGGTAGTTCACACAGAGACCTTTGCTCCTATAGTCTATGTCCTGCGGGCTAACAACGTGGACGAAGCCATCTCATGGAACAACGAGGTCAAGCAAGGCCTGTCCTCCAGCATCTTCACACAGGACCTGGCCACCCTCTTCAAG TGGATTGGACCCAAAGGGTCGGACTGTGGAATCGTCAACGTAAACATTCCCACGAGTGGGGCTGAGATAGGGGGGGCATTTGGAGGTGAGAAGCACACCGGAGGCGGGAGAGAGTCTGGATCTGATTCCTGGAAGCAGTATATGCGTAGGTCCACCATAACCATTAACCATAGCTCCAGTCTCACTTTGGCCCAAGGGATCAAGTTTGAGTGA